A stretch of Odocoileus virginianus isolate 20LAN1187 ecotype Illinois unplaced genomic scaffold, Ovbor_1.2 Unplaced_Scaffold_2, whole genome shotgun sequence DNA encodes these proteins:
- the LOC110128437 gene encoding protein tyrosine phosphatase type IVA 1, producing the protein MARMNRPAPVEVTYRNMRFLITHNPTNATLSKFIEELKKYGVTTIVRVCEATYDTTLVEKEGIHVLDWPFDDGAPPSNQIVDDWLSLVKIKFREDPGCCIAVHCVAGLGRAPVLVALALIEGGMKYEDAVQFIRQKRRGAFNSKQLLYLEKYRPKMRLRFKDSNGHRNNCCIQ; encoded by the coding sequence ATGGCTCGAATGAACCGCCCAGCTCCTGTGGAAGTTACATACAGGAACATGAGATTTCTTATTACACACAACCCAACTAATGCAACGTTAAGCAAATTTATAGAGGAACTTAAGAAGTATGGAGTTACCACAATCGTAAGAGTATGTGAAGCAACTTATGACACTACTCTTGTGGAGAAAGAAGGCATCCATGTTCTCGATTGGCCTTTTGATGATGGCGCACCACCATCTAACCAGATTGTTGATGATTGGTTAAGTCTTGTGAAGATTAAGTTTCGTGAAGACCCTGGTTGTTGTATTGCTGTTCATTGTGTTGCAGGCCTGGGCAGAGCTCCAGTGCTTGTTGCCCTAGCATTAATTGAAGGTGGAATGAAATATGAAGATGCAGTACAGTTCATAAGACAAAAGCGGCGAGGAGCTTTTAACAGCAAGCAACTTTTGTATTTGGAGAAGTATCGTCCTAAAATGCGGCTGCGCTTCAAAGACTCCAATGGGCATAGAAACAACTGTTGCATTCAGTAA